CCACTTGCCGAATCTTCCCCGGACGCCGGAGGTGAGTCATGAACTGGCCGGCCTATCGTGAACGCTACCTTCCGGCCATGACGCTCCGGCAGATCGAGGCGTTACCGGCGAAGCAGGACGCCTATGTGCTGTTGTCGGTGGGGGCGATCGAACAGCACGGACCGCACCTGCCGGTCGGAGTCGACGCCCTTCTCGGACAGATCTTTCTCGACCACCTCATGCCGCTGTTGCCGCAGGACTTGCCCGTCTATGTGGCCCCTCCGATTCAAGTGGCCAAAAGCAACGAGCACACCGGGTTTCCCGGAAGCCTGATATTGTCGCGGGAATCGCTCCGCCGGCAAGTTCTGGCGGTGGCCCTGCAGTTGGAACTGTGGGGTTTTCAACGTATCGGAATTCTTAATACACATGGTGGCAACGCCTCGGTCTTGAAGAGCCTCGTTCGTGAGCTTCGGCTGGAACACGCCATGCTGGCCGATCTCCTGCCGCTGGGCTTCGAGCCGGATGTGGCGTCGCCGCGTGAGGCGGCCTTCGGTATCCATGCCGGGGAGTTCGAGGCCTCGGTGCTGTATGCCGCCATGCCGGATCTGACGGATCCGACGGTCGCCAACTGCGAGTGGATCGGCTCTCTGGAGAATAAATCCCGCCTGCAGGCGGAATTCGCGCCGGCCACCTATGCATGGAAAACACTGGATATTTCAAAGTCCGGCACGATGGGGGATGCCAAGGCGGGCAGTGCGGAGAAAGGTCGCCGCTGGATCGAGGGCATCGCCCGTGGGCTGGCCGGAATCATCCGGAGCAAGTTCGACTGAGTGTTGCTTCCAGGGGGGGGCTGTGTGCGCTTGCGCACGTCTGCGGTGTTGTGTTGT
The nucleotide sequence above comes from Coraliomargarita parva. Encoded proteins:
- a CDS encoding creatininase family protein; the encoded protein is MNWPAYRERYLPAMTLRQIEALPAKQDAYVLLSVGAIEQHGPHLPVGVDALLGQIFLDHLMPLLPQDLPVYVAPPIQVAKSNEHTGFPGSLILSRESLRRQVLAVALQLELWGFQRIGILNTHGGNASVLKSLVRELRLEHAMLADLLPLGFEPDVASPREAAFGIHAGEFEASVLYAAMPDLTDPTVANCEWIGSLENKSRLQAEFAPATYAWKTLDISKSGTMGDAKAGSAEKGRRWIEGIARGLAGIIRSKFD